From one Notolabrus celidotus isolate fNotCel1 chromosome 24, fNotCel1.pri, whole genome shotgun sequence genomic stretch:
- the hecw2b gene encoding E3 ubiquitin-protein ligase HECW2 isoform X2: MAMAATSSSSSPTSSPSTANGSAREHLLAVRRRTPHSRPYTIGPDNLRSLAVQGGASTSASSSSSVMSSGNPSEAPVGLQRANSDTDLVTSDSRSSLTASTYQLTLGHNHLVISWDIKEEVDATDWIGLYHIDEACVANVWDSKNRGVNGTQRGQIVWRLEPGPYFMEPETKVCFKYYHGVSGALRATTPCITVKNPGVLVGSEGQGEDQSGTEHCRKLVSFTLSDIRAVGLKKGMFFNPDPYLKMSIKPGKRSGLPKFTHHGQERRSSIIANTINPVWHSEKYTFVALMTDVLEIEVKDKFAKSRPIIKRFLGQLIIPVQRLLEGPTADDQPVSYSLCRRLPTDHVSGQLLFRVDLTSTGQEASPDAMGSILGGAVNGDPGSPSDDEDLPHLSSRLTYGASPTGSDEGSLIVNGSCYYGEDSVWREAGQMREEDLLPLALGGHTHRQVSLNDYLDAIESPRSPGDRSLAGPSPKLRSSFPTDTRLNAMLHIDSDEDEETGQQRETSPEARTQQSADSSRRSDTAESQQGSEGSNGEHTEAGATEAGSSAGAQSGSELDGAEAGAAEGTAGEQTPPTCETTAGAEEVAAAAAGPSGETTTASSSSQASGAAAGAAAGLGESAAECTCQEQGRRMSAQLEVPYSPPLGPLSPIQEVDTRKEVAPKAEEEGAESSSSEANGPIAAAAPASSNAADQGGGTSEAEAGATGGEAEEEGGEVWRRRQSMQASGGVDPNQEAGGARDGQNGTAGAELGATAQVNGHQSVRNLPTIRHDINRYQRVDEPLPPNWEARIDSHGRIFYVDHVNRTTTWQRPTAPAAPQTLQRSNSIQQMEQLNRRYQSIRRTITNDSRPEEQPANEVPTDETDMQPSIPELRRDNSVTQSSSRSRLTLLLQSPCAKFLTSPDFFTVLHSNPSAYRMFTTNTCLKHMISKVRRDTHHFERYQHNRDLVAFLNMFANKQLELPRGWEMKHDHTGKPFFVDHNCRATTFIDPRLPLQSTRPPSVLAHRQHLTRQRSHSAGEVSPRRLVGDDPRHAGPPVLPRPSSTFTSASRGQCQDMVPVAYNDKIVAFLRQPNIFEILQERQPDLIRNHSLREKVQLIRTDGGSGLARLSGDADLVMLLSLFEDEVMSYVPPHALLHPSYCQSPRGSPVSSPQNSPGTQRANARAPAPYKRDFEAKLRNFYRKLETKGYGQGPGKLKLIIRRDHLLEDAFNQIMCYSRKDLQRSKLYVSFVGEEGLDYSGPSREFFFLVSRELFNPYYGLFEYSANDTYTVQISPMSAFVDNHHEWFRFSGRILGLALIHQYLLDAFFTRPFYKGLLRIQCELSDLEYLDEEFHQSLQWMKDNDIEDMLDLTFTVNEEVFGQITERELKPGGANIPVSEKNKKEYIERMVKWRIERGVVQQTESLVRGFYEVVDARLVSVFDARELELVIAGTAEIDLSDWRNNTEYRGGYHDNHIVIRWFWAAVERFNNEQRLRLLQFVTGTSSIPYEGFASLRGSNGPRRFCVEKWGKVTSLPRAHTCFNRLDLPPYPSFSMLYEKMLTAVEETSTFGLE, encoded by the exons ATGGCGATGGCTGcaacctcttcctcttcctcacccacCTCGTCCCCATCAACGGCCAACGGCAGCGCCCGGGAACACCTGCTGGCGGTGCGACGGCGCACCCCGCACTCACGGCCATACACGATAGGCCCCGATAACCTCCGCAGCCTGGCGGTTCAAGGTGGCgcctccacctctgcatcctcctcttcctcagttaTGTCTTCAGGGAACCCATCAGAAGCGCCGGTGGGGCTCCAAAGGGCCAACAGCGACACAGACTTGGTGACATCAGACAGCCGCTCGTCGCTCACAGCTTCTACGTACCAGCTGACGCTCGGGCACAACCACCTTGTCATCTCCTGGGACATCAAGGAGGAAGTGGACGCCACGGACTGGATCGGCCTGTACCACATCG atgAGGCGTGTGTGGCCAACGTGTGGGACTCCAAGAATCGGGGCGTGAACGGCACCCAGAGGGGACAGATTGTGTGGAGGCTGGAGCCGGGACCCTACTTCATGGAGC CAGAGACAAAGGTCTGCTTTAAATACTATCACGGTGTAAGTGGAGCGTTAAGAGCAACAACACCCTGCATCACCGTCAAGAACCCGGGAGTACTG GTTGGCAGTGAAGGCCAAGGTGAGGACCAATCAGGGACGGAGCACTGTAGGAAACTCGTCAGCTTCACCCTATCAG ATATCCGCGCCGTCGGCCTCAAGAAGGGCATGTTCTTCAACCCCGACCCCTACCTGAAGATGTCCATCAAGCCTGGGAAGAGGAGCGGCCTCCCCAAGTTCACCCACCACGGCCAGGAGAGGCGCTCCTCCATCATCGCCAACACCATCAACCCTGTGTGGCACAGCGAG AAATACACCTTCGTGGCTCTGATGACCGACGTGTTGGAGATCGAGGTGAAGGATAAGTTCGCAAAGAGCAGACCGATCATCAAGCGGTTTCTGGGTCAGCTGATCATCCCCGTGCAGAGACTTCTGGAGGGGCCGACAGCTGA CGATCAGCCTGTCAGCTACAGCCTGTGTCGCCGTCTTCCCACGGACCACGTGAGCGGGCAGCTGCTGTTCAGAGTGGATCTCACCTCCACCGGACAAGAAG CTTCTCCAGACGCCATGGGCAGCATCCTCGGTGGTGCAGTAAACGGCGACCCTGGCAGCCCCTCAGACGACGAAGACCTTCCTCACCTATCCTCACGCCTCACGTATGGAGCTTCCCCCACTGGGTCCGACGAGGGTTCCCTGATAGTCAATGGCTCCTGCTACTACGGCGAGGACAGCGTGTGGCGGGAAGCTGGACAAATGAGGGAGGAGGACCTGCTTCCTTTAGCGCTGGGAGGCCACACACATCGTCAGGTGTCGCTCAACGACTACCTGGACGCCATCGAGTCGCCCAGGAGCCCCGGGGATCGGTCTCTGGCGGGGCCATCGCCGAAACTCCGCTCTAGCTTTCCGACAGACACGCGGCTCAATGCCATGCTGCACATAGACTcggatgaggatgaggaaacGGGGCAACAAAGGGAGACGTCGCCGGAGGCGAGGACACAGCAGAGCGCAGACTCATCGAGGAGGTCGGATACAGCAGAGTCTCAGCAAGGAAGCGAGGGCTCTAACGGAGAGCACACTGAAGCTGGAGCAACAGAGGCAGGTTCCTCTGCTGGTGCTCAGTCTGGATCTGAGCTTGACGGGGCTGAAGCTGGAGCTGCAGAAGGTACAGCTGGAGAACAAACACCACCCACTTGCGAGACTACAGCTGGGGCTGAAGAGGTGGCGGCGGCCGCTGCAGGCCCCAGCGGAGAAACTACAACGGCTTCCAGCTCCTCTCAGGCATcaggagctgcagcaggagcCGCAGCCGGGCTGGGAGAGTCTGCAGCTGAGTGCACCTGTCAGGAGCAGGGCAGGAGGATGAGTGCACAGCTGGAGGTACCCTACAGCCCTCCACTCGGTCCACTTTCACCCATTCAG gAGGTGGACACAAGAAAAGAAGTGGCTCCaaaggcggaggaggagggggcggagtcaTCGAGCAGCGAGGCAAACGGGCCAATAGCTGCAGCTGCTCCCGCCAGCAGCAACGCAGCAGATCAGGGAGGAGGGACGTCTGAAGCTG AAGCAGGAGCCACAGGcggggaggcagaggaggaaggaggggaggtgtggaggaggaggcagtCCATGCAGGCGTCAGGGGGCGTGGACCCAAATCAGGAGGCGGGCGGGGCCAGGGACGGTCAGAACGGGACGGCGGGTGCGGAGCTGG gtgCCACAGCTCAGGTGAATGGCCATCAGTCTGTCCGCAACCTTCCAACTATCCGCCATGACATCAACCGCTACCAGAGGGTGGACGAGCCGCTCCCACcca ACTGGGAGGCTCGTATCGACAGCCACGGACGGATCTTTTACGTGGATCACGTGAACAGGACCACGACTTGGCAGCGTCCTACCGCTCCGGCTGCCCCACAGACCCTTCAGAGGTCCAACTCCATCCAGCAAATGGAGCAGCTGAACCGCAG GTATCAAAGTATAAGAAGGACGATAACCAATGACAGCAGGCCGGAGGAGCAGCCAGCCAATGAGGTGCCGACAGATGAGACCGACATGCAGCCCTCCATCCCAG agctgCGTCGGGACAACAGCGTGACTCAGTCCAGCTCCAGGTCTCGCCTCACCCTGCTGCTCCAGTCTCCCTGCGCGAAGTTCCTCACCAGCCCCGACTTCTTCACTGTGCTACATTCCAACCCT aGTGCCTACCGTATGTTCACCACCAACACGTGTCTGAAGCACATGATCAGTAAGGTTCGGCGGGATACTCATCACTTTGAGCGCTACCAGCACAACCGGGACCTGGTGGCCTTCCTCAACATGTTTGCCAACAAACAGCTGGAGCTGCCCCGAGGCTGGGAGATGAAGCACGACCACACCGGCAAG CCTTTCTTCGTGGACCATAACTGCCGTGCCACCACCTTCATCGACCCCCGGCTTCCTCTCCAGAGCACTCGACCCCCGAGTGTCCTGGCTCACCGTCAACACCTGACCCGCCAGCGCAGCCACAGCGCCGGGGAAGTTAGCCCTCGACGACTG GTGGGCGACGACCCTCGACACGCCGGGCCGCCGGTCCTGCCGCGGCCTTCTAGCACCTTCACCTCTGCAAGCAGGGGGCAGTGCCAAGACATGGTGCCAGTGG CATACAACGACAAAATTGTGGCGTTTTTACGACAACCAAACATCTTTGAGATTTTGCAGGAGAGGCAGCCCGACTTGATCCGGAACCATTCactcag GGAGAAGGTGCAACTGATCCGCACAGATGGAGGGTCGGGATTGGCCAGGCTGTCAGGGGACGCTGACCTCGTCATGCTGTTGAG CCTCTTCGAAGATGAAGTAATGTCCTACGTGCCTCCTCACGCCTTACTTCACCCCAGCTACTGTCAGTCACCTCGAGGCTCGCCTGTCTCCTcccctcaaaactcacctg GTACTCAGAGAGCTAACGCCAGAGCCCCCGCACCCTACAAGAGAGACTTTGAGGCCAAACTGCGCAACTTCTACAGGAAACTGGAGACGAAAGGCTACGGCCAAGGACCAGGGAAACTAAA GTTGATCATTCGCAGAGATCACCTGCTGGAAGACGCCTTCAACCAGATCATGTGCTACTCCCGCAAAGACCTGCAGCGTAGCAAGCTCTATGTCAGCTTCGTCGGGGAGGAGGG GTTAGACTACAGCGGACCCTCCAGAGAGttcttcttcctggtgtccAGAGAGCTCTTCAACCCTTATTACGGTCTGTTTGAGTACTCCGCCAACGACACCTACACCGTCCAGATCAGCCCCATGTCGGCTTTCGTAGACAATCACCACGAGTG GTTCCGGTTCAGTGGTCGTATTCTAGGTTTGGCTCTGATCCATCAGTACCTGCTGGACGCCTTCTTCACACGCCCCTTTTATAAAGGCCTGCTGCGCAT CCAGTGTGAGCTGAGTGACCTGGAGTATCTGGACGAAGAGTTCCACCAGTCGCTGCAGTGGATGAAGGATAACGACATCGAGGACATGCTGGACCTCACCTTCACCGTCAATGAGGAAGTCTTCGGACAG ATCACAGAAAGAGAGCTGAAGCCTGGCGGAGCGAACATCCCTGTCTCCGAGAAGAACAAGAAGGAATACATCGAGCGGATGGTGAAGTGGAGGATCGAGAGGGGAGTGGTGCAGCAGACGGAGAGCCTGGTCAGAGGCTTTTACGAGGTGGTGGATGCCAGGCTGGTGTCGGTGTTTGACGCCAGAGAGCTGGAGCTGGTGATCGCCGGCACAGCGGAGATCGATTTATCAGACTGGAGGAACAACACGGAGTACAGAGGAg gttaCCATGATAACCACATAGTGATCCGGTGGTTCTGGGCAGCGGTGGAGAGGTTCAACAACGAGCAGAGACTGCGGCTCCtgcag tttgTGACCGGGACGTCAAGTATTCCTTATGAGGGCTTTGCTTCTCTGAGAGGCAGCAACGGACCCCGCAGGTTCTGTGTGGAGAAGTGGGGGAAGGTCACCTCACTGCCCAG ggcCCACACCTGCTTCAACCGGCTCGACCTGCCCCCCTACCCGTCTTTCTCCATGCTGTATGAGAAGATGCTGACGGCCGTGGAGGAGACTAGCACCTTCGGGCTGGAATGA
- the hecw2b gene encoding E3 ubiquitin-protein ligase HECW2 isoform X1 translates to MAMAATSSSSSPTSSPSTANGSAREHLLAVRRRTPHSRPYTIGPDNLRSLAVQGGASTSASSSSSVMSSGNPSEAPVGLQRANSDTDLVTSDSRSSLTASTYQLTLGHNHLVISWDIKEEVDATDWIGLYHIDEACVANVWDSKNRGVNGTQRGQIVWRLEPGPYFMEPETKVCFKYYHGVSGALRATTPCITVKNPGVLVGSEGQGEDQSGTEHCRKLVSFTLSDIRAVGLKKGMFFNPDPYLKMSIKPGKRSGLPKFTHHGQERRSSIIANTINPVWHSEKYTFVALMTDVLEIEVKDKFAKSRPIIKRFLGQLIIPVQRLLEGPTADDQPVSYSLCRRLPTDHVSGQLLFRVDLTSTGQEEASPDAMGSILGGAVNGDPGSPSDDEDLPHLSSRLTYGASPTGSDEGSLIVNGSCYYGEDSVWREAGQMREEDLLPLALGGHTHRQVSLNDYLDAIESPRSPGDRSLAGPSPKLRSSFPTDTRLNAMLHIDSDEDEETGQQRETSPEARTQQSADSSRRSDTAESQQGSEGSNGEHTEAGATEAGSSAGAQSGSELDGAEAGAAEGTAGEQTPPTCETTAGAEEVAAAAAGPSGETTTASSSSQASGAAAGAAAGLGESAAECTCQEQGRRMSAQLEVPYSPPLGPLSPIQEVDTRKEVAPKAEEEGAESSSSEANGPIAAAAPASSNAADQGGGTSEAEAGATGGEAEEEGGEVWRRRQSMQASGGVDPNQEAGGARDGQNGTAGAELGATAQVNGHQSVRNLPTIRHDINRYQRVDEPLPPNWEARIDSHGRIFYVDHVNRTTTWQRPTAPAAPQTLQRSNSIQQMEQLNRRYQSIRRTITNDSRPEEQPANEVPTDETDMQPSIPELRRDNSVTQSSSRSRLTLLLQSPCAKFLTSPDFFTVLHSNPSAYRMFTTNTCLKHMISKVRRDTHHFERYQHNRDLVAFLNMFANKQLELPRGWEMKHDHTGKPFFVDHNCRATTFIDPRLPLQSTRPPSVLAHRQHLTRQRSHSAGEVSPRRLVGDDPRHAGPPVLPRPSSTFTSASRGQCQDMVPVAYNDKIVAFLRQPNIFEILQERQPDLIRNHSLREKVQLIRTDGGSGLARLSGDADLVMLLSLFEDEVMSYVPPHALLHPSYCQSPRGSPVSSPQNSPGTQRANARAPAPYKRDFEAKLRNFYRKLETKGYGQGPGKLKLIIRRDHLLEDAFNQIMCYSRKDLQRSKLYVSFVGEEGLDYSGPSREFFFLVSRELFNPYYGLFEYSANDTYTVQISPMSAFVDNHHEWFRFSGRILGLALIHQYLLDAFFTRPFYKGLLRIQCELSDLEYLDEEFHQSLQWMKDNDIEDMLDLTFTVNEEVFGQITERELKPGGANIPVSEKNKKEYIERMVKWRIERGVVQQTESLVRGFYEVVDARLVSVFDARELELVIAGTAEIDLSDWRNNTEYRGGYHDNHIVIRWFWAAVERFNNEQRLRLLQFVTGTSSIPYEGFASLRGSNGPRRFCVEKWGKVTSLPRAHTCFNRLDLPPYPSFSMLYEKMLTAVEETSTFGLE, encoded by the exons ATGGCGATGGCTGcaacctcttcctcttcctcacccacCTCGTCCCCATCAACGGCCAACGGCAGCGCCCGGGAACACCTGCTGGCGGTGCGACGGCGCACCCCGCACTCACGGCCATACACGATAGGCCCCGATAACCTCCGCAGCCTGGCGGTTCAAGGTGGCgcctccacctctgcatcctcctcttcctcagttaTGTCTTCAGGGAACCCATCAGAAGCGCCGGTGGGGCTCCAAAGGGCCAACAGCGACACAGACTTGGTGACATCAGACAGCCGCTCGTCGCTCACAGCTTCTACGTACCAGCTGACGCTCGGGCACAACCACCTTGTCATCTCCTGGGACATCAAGGAGGAAGTGGACGCCACGGACTGGATCGGCCTGTACCACATCG atgAGGCGTGTGTGGCCAACGTGTGGGACTCCAAGAATCGGGGCGTGAACGGCACCCAGAGGGGACAGATTGTGTGGAGGCTGGAGCCGGGACCCTACTTCATGGAGC CAGAGACAAAGGTCTGCTTTAAATACTATCACGGTGTAAGTGGAGCGTTAAGAGCAACAACACCCTGCATCACCGTCAAGAACCCGGGAGTACTG GTTGGCAGTGAAGGCCAAGGTGAGGACCAATCAGGGACGGAGCACTGTAGGAAACTCGTCAGCTTCACCCTATCAG ATATCCGCGCCGTCGGCCTCAAGAAGGGCATGTTCTTCAACCCCGACCCCTACCTGAAGATGTCCATCAAGCCTGGGAAGAGGAGCGGCCTCCCCAAGTTCACCCACCACGGCCAGGAGAGGCGCTCCTCCATCATCGCCAACACCATCAACCCTGTGTGGCACAGCGAG AAATACACCTTCGTGGCTCTGATGACCGACGTGTTGGAGATCGAGGTGAAGGATAAGTTCGCAAAGAGCAGACCGATCATCAAGCGGTTTCTGGGTCAGCTGATCATCCCCGTGCAGAGACTTCTGGAGGGGCCGACAGCTGA CGATCAGCCTGTCAGCTACAGCCTGTGTCGCCGTCTTCCCACGGACCACGTGAGCGGGCAGCTGCTGTTCAGAGTGGATCTCACCTCCACCGGACAAGAAG AAGCTTCTCCAGACGCCATGGGCAGCATCCTCGGTGGTGCAGTAAACGGCGACCCTGGCAGCCCCTCAGACGACGAAGACCTTCCTCACCTATCCTCACGCCTCACGTATGGAGCTTCCCCCACTGGGTCCGACGAGGGTTCCCTGATAGTCAATGGCTCCTGCTACTACGGCGAGGACAGCGTGTGGCGGGAAGCTGGACAAATGAGGGAGGAGGACCTGCTTCCTTTAGCGCTGGGAGGCCACACACATCGTCAGGTGTCGCTCAACGACTACCTGGACGCCATCGAGTCGCCCAGGAGCCCCGGGGATCGGTCTCTGGCGGGGCCATCGCCGAAACTCCGCTCTAGCTTTCCGACAGACACGCGGCTCAATGCCATGCTGCACATAGACTcggatgaggatgaggaaacGGGGCAACAAAGGGAGACGTCGCCGGAGGCGAGGACACAGCAGAGCGCAGACTCATCGAGGAGGTCGGATACAGCAGAGTCTCAGCAAGGAAGCGAGGGCTCTAACGGAGAGCACACTGAAGCTGGAGCAACAGAGGCAGGTTCCTCTGCTGGTGCTCAGTCTGGATCTGAGCTTGACGGGGCTGAAGCTGGAGCTGCAGAAGGTACAGCTGGAGAACAAACACCACCCACTTGCGAGACTACAGCTGGGGCTGAAGAGGTGGCGGCGGCCGCTGCAGGCCCCAGCGGAGAAACTACAACGGCTTCCAGCTCCTCTCAGGCATcaggagctgcagcaggagcCGCAGCCGGGCTGGGAGAGTCTGCAGCTGAGTGCACCTGTCAGGAGCAGGGCAGGAGGATGAGTGCACAGCTGGAGGTACCCTACAGCCCTCCACTCGGTCCACTTTCACCCATTCAG gAGGTGGACACAAGAAAAGAAGTGGCTCCaaaggcggaggaggagggggcggagtcaTCGAGCAGCGAGGCAAACGGGCCAATAGCTGCAGCTGCTCCCGCCAGCAGCAACGCAGCAGATCAGGGAGGAGGGACGTCTGAAGCTG AAGCAGGAGCCACAGGcggggaggcagaggaggaaggaggggaggtgtggaggaggaggcagtCCATGCAGGCGTCAGGGGGCGTGGACCCAAATCAGGAGGCGGGCGGGGCCAGGGACGGTCAGAACGGGACGGCGGGTGCGGAGCTGG gtgCCACAGCTCAGGTGAATGGCCATCAGTCTGTCCGCAACCTTCCAACTATCCGCCATGACATCAACCGCTACCAGAGGGTGGACGAGCCGCTCCCACcca ACTGGGAGGCTCGTATCGACAGCCACGGACGGATCTTTTACGTGGATCACGTGAACAGGACCACGACTTGGCAGCGTCCTACCGCTCCGGCTGCCCCACAGACCCTTCAGAGGTCCAACTCCATCCAGCAAATGGAGCAGCTGAACCGCAG GTATCAAAGTATAAGAAGGACGATAACCAATGACAGCAGGCCGGAGGAGCAGCCAGCCAATGAGGTGCCGACAGATGAGACCGACATGCAGCCCTCCATCCCAG agctgCGTCGGGACAACAGCGTGACTCAGTCCAGCTCCAGGTCTCGCCTCACCCTGCTGCTCCAGTCTCCCTGCGCGAAGTTCCTCACCAGCCCCGACTTCTTCACTGTGCTACATTCCAACCCT aGTGCCTACCGTATGTTCACCACCAACACGTGTCTGAAGCACATGATCAGTAAGGTTCGGCGGGATACTCATCACTTTGAGCGCTACCAGCACAACCGGGACCTGGTGGCCTTCCTCAACATGTTTGCCAACAAACAGCTGGAGCTGCCCCGAGGCTGGGAGATGAAGCACGACCACACCGGCAAG CCTTTCTTCGTGGACCATAACTGCCGTGCCACCACCTTCATCGACCCCCGGCTTCCTCTCCAGAGCACTCGACCCCCGAGTGTCCTGGCTCACCGTCAACACCTGACCCGCCAGCGCAGCCACAGCGCCGGGGAAGTTAGCCCTCGACGACTG GTGGGCGACGACCCTCGACACGCCGGGCCGCCGGTCCTGCCGCGGCCTTCTAGCACCTTCACCTCTGCAAGCAGGGGGCAGTGCCAAGACATGGTGCCAGTGG CATACAACGACAAAATTGTGGCGTTTTTACGACAACCAAACATCTTTGAGATTTTGCAGGAGAGGCAGCCCGACTTGATCCGGAACCATTCactcag GGAGAAGGTGCAACTGATCCGCACAGATGGAGGGTCGGGATTGGCCAGGCTGTCAGGGGACGCTGACCTCGTCATGCTGTTGAG CCTCTTCGAAGATGAAGTAATGTCCTACGTGCCTCCTCACGCCTTACTTCACCCCAGCTACTGTCAGTCACCTCGAGGCTCGCCTGTCTCCTcccctcaaaactcacctg GTACTCAGAGAGCTAACGCCAGAGCCCCCGCACCCTACAAGAGAGACTTTGAGGCCAAACTGCGCAACTTCTACAGGAAACTGGAGACGAAAGGCTACGGCCAAGGACCAGGGAAACTAAA GTTGATCATTCGCAGAGATCACCTGCTGGAAGACGCCTTCAACCAGATCATGTGCTACTCCCGCAAAGACCTGCAGCGTAGCAAGCTCTATGTCAGCTTCGTCGGGGAGGAGGG GTTAGACTACAGCGGACCCTCCAGAGAGttcttcttcctggtgtccAGAGAGCTCTTCAACCCTTATTACGGTCTGTTTGAGTACTCCGCCAACGACACCTACACCGTCCAGATCAGCCCCATGTCGGCTTTCGTAGACAATCACCACGAGTG GTTCCGGTTCAGTGGTCGTATTCTAGGTTTGGCTCTGATCCATCAGTACCTGCTGGACGCCTTCTTCACACGCCCCTTTTATAAAGGCCTGCTGCGCAT CCAGTGTGAGCTGAGTGACCTGGAGTATCTGGACGAAGAGTTCCACCAGTCGCTGCAGTGGATGAAGGATAACGACATCGAGGACATGCTGGACCTCACCTTCACCGTCAATGAGGAAGTCTTCGGACAG ATCACAGAAAGAGAGCTGAAGCCTGGCGGAGCGAACATCCCTGTCTCCGAGAAGAACAAGAAGGAATACATCGAGCGGATGGTGAAGTGGAGGATCGAGAGGGGAGTGGTGCAGCAGACGGAGAGCCTGGTCAGAGGCTTTTACGAGGTGGTGGATGCCAGGCTGGTGTCGGTGTTTGACGCCAGAGAGCTGGAGCTGGTGATCGCCGGCACAGCGGAGATCGATTTATCAGACTGGAGGAACAACACGGAGTACAGAGGAg gttaCCATGATAACCACATAGTGATCCGGTGGTTCTGGGCAGCGGTGGAGAGGTTCAACAACGAGCAGAGACTGCGGCTCCtgcag tttgTGACCGGGACGTCAAGTATTCCTTATGAGGGCTTTGCTTCTCTGAGAGGCAGCAACGGACCCCGCAGGTTCTGTGTGGAGAAGTGGGGGAAGGTCACCTCACTGCCCAG ggcCCACACCTGCTTCAACCGGCTCGACCTGCCCCCCTACCCGTCTTTCTCCATGCTGTATGAGAAGATGCTGACGGCCGTGGAGGAGACTAGCACCTTCGGGCTGGAATGA